In Ovis canadensis isolate MfBH-ARS-UI-01 breed Bighorn chromosome 3, ARS-UI_OviCan_v2, whole genome shotgun sequence, one DNA window encodes the following:
- the CRIPT gene encoding cysteine-rich PDZ-binding protein, which yields MVCEKCEKKLGTVITPDTWKDGARNTTESGGRKLNENKALTSKKARFDPYGKNKFSTCRICKSSVHQPGSHYCQGCAYKKGICAMCGKKVLDTKNYKQTSV from the exons ATGGTGTGCGAAAAAT GTGAAAAGAAACTTGGTACTGTTATCACTCCAGATACATGGAAAGATGGTGCAAGGAATACCACAg AAAGTGGTGGAAGAAAGCTGAACGAAAATAAGGCTTTGACCTCAAAAAAAGCAAG GTTTGATCCGTATGGAAAGAATAAGTTCTCCACTTGCAGAATTTGTAAAAGTTCTGTACACCAACCGGGTTCTCATTATTGCCAGGGCTGTGCCTACAAAAAGG gcatCTGCGCTATGTGTGGAAAAAAGGTTTTGGATACCAAAAACTACAAGCAAACGTCTGTTTAG